AGTCTGCCCCTAGCATCTTTTCTGTAAGAACTTCTCCGCCAATCCAACTTCCTTTATAGTACCAATATTTTTTGATATATTCTTGTTTCGTCATCTTCCCTTGAAGAACTAATTCAAAATCAATCGCCGCTTTCTGTGTCCTAGTCGGCTCTATCGTCGCAATCAACCCATGAATATGCTCTTTATCTATCCCAACTTTTTCTAACTCTTCGGAGATTTGCTTATCGATTTCTTCAGCGAAAGGATCTAGAGATTCAACAAAGTAAGACTCCATCCAAAACTCTGCAGCAAGGGTATCTACTTCTTTCCACATCTCTTTCCAGTCTTTTATTGGCTTATTTGTAATATTAAATAAATAATTCTCTTTTTTCTGCCATTTCTCTTTCCAAGATATGAATCTTTTTGTTACAAATTCTTTTGAAACGCTTACCCAATATTTCATAAGTCCTTCGCTTGCACGCTTTTCAATAAACCATCTAGAAACCCCATTATTGTTTATGACGACGAGTAATGCTTTTGTAACGAGGATTACTCCTATGGAGCAGGAATAATAAAACAATGGTGCTGATTCAGCCGATCCTGTTAGGAAAAAGTCTTCTTTTTTAAATTTCCATCTATCCATATTTATTTCGTTATATTAATCTTTTATTATCCTTACGATTCCCTTATCTGCATCCACTTCCACCAAATCCCCGTCTTTTAGCACCTTTGTGGCAATCTTTGTGCCTATTATACAAGGAATACCTAGCTCTCTTGAAACAATCGCGGCGTGGCAACTAATACCTCCCTCATCCGTGATTATAGCGCCAGCAATTTTCATTGCAGGAACATAGTTTGGCATAGTCATACTCGTCACAAGTATTTCCCCAGCTTCTAATTTACCTATCTCATTTGCAGAATGTAATACTTTCACAATACCTTTAACAAGTCCTTTGCATGCAATATTTCCCTTAAATGTATCGACTCTTTCTGTCTTTTTTTCAATTATCTCTTTTATTTTTTCACCGATTGCTATATCTAATTCGTATATTGTGTCTTTAGTATATATGACAGCATACCCGCCACTTCTTTCAAGGATCTTGTTTAGATTGATCTTTTCTCCAAGCAAGAAATCTGTGATTTCCCAGAAATTGAATAGGCAGATTTTCTTATGATTATCTAGTCCAGCCCTTTTTCCTATTTCATAAAATAGATTTTGAACTTTATAGCACACCTCTTCTAGTTTCTCTACTCTTAGTAAACGAATGTGCGCCAAATCAGATGCCTGATGTGCATAAGTAATAACAACTTTATTTAATCCAGCCTCTTTTATTATTTGTTTTTTTGCTTTAATAAGTCTTTTCTTTGCTTCTTCAATCTCATTTAGTTTTTTCTGTGGATTTTCTCCGAGTACCTTTTTTAGGTTATTAATAAAATCAGCAAAGCTCTCATAATTAAATCTAAGTTCGGCGTCTGGAATCCAGGCATATTTTTCATAAACATTTTTGATTATCTTTATCTGATTGTCTTTAACACCGCTTAAATTTTCATTTAGTGATTGTACATCTACAAAAGTCGATATTTTTATTGCAAGTTTTATCAAAGATTCCTCTTTTTCTTGAATAGTTGAAATAGTTTCTGAAGAAGTTAAAAGACGTAAGCTTTCCTGTAGCTCTTCATAATTATTGATTGGATTATATACTTTTGATAGTTCCTCAGTAATTATTCTTATTAGTCCATCTTCTGCTAAAAGCGGTGGCCATAGGTAGACCAATACATTAAATGAGAAATTAAGATATTTTTCATAATATTTAAGTAATTTCTTGTCACACATAACAGAAAAATCTATTTTACTTGTTTTATCTGCCCATGTATCAAATAATTTACATTCTTTATATAACCCTGAAAATAGTTTATCTAAATACCGATAATCTTCTCTGCACTTCTTTTCAAATAGTACTTTGATTTTATCGGCGTTTTCTTCCTGGGAGTATACGTCGTAGTTTAGAGTCATTATCTTATCCATTTTATTTTTCAGACCAAAATCTTCCCTATCTGAAACACATCCAACACGGATGAGAGAGTCAAAAAGAGGAGAGTTTAACCTCTTTAAAACTTTGAACCACTTTTCAGAAGCCAGAGTACCAATTTCTTGTCCAGAGATCGTATTAGTTAAGGTTTTATAATCACCTTCTGATATTTTTATCTTTCTCGTATTTTTCATTTTTTCTTATTTAATAATCTTACCACCCCCTTATCTGCATCCACTTCCACTAAATCTCCATCTTTAAGCACCTGCATAGAGTGTAAACAACCGACAATACAAGGGATTTTTAATTCTCTGCTTATTATAGCCGCGTGAGATGTTATACCGCCTTCGTCAGCAATGATGGCAGCCGCTTTTCTCGCTATTGCCATCATATTTGGCTGGGTCATACTTGTCACGAGAATTTCACCTTCTTTAAAGTCCTTTATACTTTTTTGTAGCATATCCAAATCTCCAGCTATAACCTTCCTGACTTTTCCCGTCGCCTTTCCCAACATAGCAATTTGACCCTTTATTGTATTATCAATATTGATAATTTTCTTAATTTTTTCTTTAAAAAGATTATTTGCTTCATCTGCTCCAACAACTCTAAGTTTATTATCACTTATTATAATTGCATAGGATTCTTTTCTGTCTACGATTATTGATTTTATATTTCCACGATGTGTTCCATTTAACAATTCAATTGTCTCTGGTGGGGTAACAAAATCTAGCATATCAGATAGAGAGATATTAATTCTCTTTGATACCTCATTTAATAAATGCCTAGATAAATAATACGATCCTGCCCAATATGATTTTATATTCATCCTCTCGATTGATTGGTATTGTAAAAAGTCGGATAAATATTTTACTTCGTCACTTTCTGATCCAATTTTTCTGTAAATATTCTCCTGTCCTCTTCTGAGCTTCTCCTTATCTTCTTTTAATTTAGAATATTCTAGTCTATACGTATTTTTTTCAGATTTTTTTCTATTCTCAAGAAACTTGAGAGTCCTTTTATCGTCGTATTGGCCGAAGACAAGCCAAGGATACTTTGATAGATGTTTTAGTAAAATCGAGTCATCGTGTTTTTTTGATAAAATACTTAGCCAATCTAAATATTCTCTTTGTATATCATCAAGAGAAAGCGGAGTTGATAATATACCAAAAACTCTCGGCCAATCATTATTAAAATATTTTCTAATAATCTCTTCTAATCTCTGCTCGGCTTTATAAGTAAATTCTGTCCTAGTGCTTCCAAAATATGCTATCGAATCTTTAGCGTGATCAATAAAAGAATTATAATCTTTAATTATTTGCCCATTTGTATATCTCGAAAAATCTACCGATTCGATTTTTCTCACCCAATTCCACCATTTCTTTGCTGCTACCCTATACTTAGATTTGTATTTATTGAAATATTTCTCGTCTAGGTATTTTTCTCCAATTTCTTTGAATTTATCTAGCTGTTTTTTAGGCATATAAGTTGTGATCACCGATCCATCAAAATAACAGAATATTTCACCCTCTCCATATATATCCCCGTGAGTTATCAAGGCCTCTGAAGTAGTCCATGATGCTGGCATTATAGGAGTCGTACTCCACATAAAGACCCATTCATCGTTATTTTTTTCTGATATTCCAACCTCTTTTTTAAGTATCTTTATTACTCCCTTATCCGCATCGACTTCCACCAGATCTCCATCTTTGAAAACTTGCGTGGCGATTTTGGTACCGACAATACATGGGATTTTTAATTCCCTGGAAATAATTGCCGCGTGGCAAGTTAAACCCCCTTCATCTGTAACAATAGCTGCGGCATTTTTTAAATAAGGGACAATTTGAGGGTTGGTCATACCAGAAACTAATATTGTACCGGGAGGAATATCGGCTCCATTCATAAGACTAAGATGTATTTTGACTGGACCTATCGCTTTTCCATGAAAAGCGATATTTCCTTTTACTTCAGCAACGTTTTGGGGTTCCAAGATTTTTTTCCAGGACAAATATTCGTTACCAGTTAAAAGATCGTTGCTTACCTTTCTGTATGGTAACAATGCCAAACCATTCATCCTCTCATTAAGCTCGTCCTTGTTTGGCACTCTTTGTCCATACAAGATCTCTTCTATTTCACAACTTCTAAGCGAGAAAGCTTGATTTAACGTAATGTGATGTTTATCAGCTAATCCCTGCATAAAATCAGTGAGGATCTCAAATAACGGACCAAGAGAGTTGTGTATTTTGAATTTCAATTCACCGAGTTTTATTAATCTGTTCAAAATAGATTTTTGTTGTTTATTGAATTTTAATTTCGTAGCATAAGTTGAATCGTGTAATGCTTTTATTAAATTACTTTCTGTTTTAGCTGCTTTTATTATAATGTTTTCCAACGCTACCAGAACAGGTTGTTCACAGTATAAATATAGATTGCCTATTTTATCAAATAAATTTTCTATTATTTTCCATCGAGATATTTTATCTTTATCTGAAACTTTATCTAATTTGGTCTGAAGAGACTCTGGCTTTAACTCTTCGGCCAATTTTTTTAACTCTTTTATTTTTTGATTAGCAAATTTGTCATTTAAGAGTTTTTCTCCAAGATCAAATGCTTGTCTTTGGCCTTCTTTACTCAGATATCCAGCGATATGATCGTCTTTCTGTAAGACAACATAATCAATTTGGCCATAATTTTTTGGACGAAAAGCTATATCTGTGAAAATAAAAGGAAAATCTGTTTGACGAAAATGAAGTATATAAGAGTCTCTTTCTTCACTGTTTTTATCTTTCAAAATCTTAATCACGCCTTTGTCTGCATCCACCTCGATTTCATCACCATCTTTGATAATTTGAGTGGCAATTTTTGTATCTATAATACATGGCTTATGAATTTCTCTCGAGACTATGGCGGCATGACATAATAATCCACCTATATCTGTGATTATGGCAGAAGCCTGTTGCATCAAGATAACAAAATCTGGCGTTGTCATTGTGGACACTAGAATATCTCCAGCTTTCATTTTATGAAATTCATCTCTATTTATAACAACTCTAGCAATTCCTCGGACTTTTCCAGGATATGCTACTACGCCTTTTGTTTCCTTCGCGTCTTTATCGGCATGAGGCAACATCTTGTCTTTTAAGTATTCAATATCTTCTTTATCCTCAATAACAATAGAATTTTCTTCCTTGTTGGCAAATAGAAACCAGTTTAAATCTCTCCTCCTTATTCCTCGTTTTTTTAGTTCATCTTTTTCAATTTCTCCTTTTAGTCCGGAAAGTATTTCAGTTGGAGAAAGCATTGTAAATTGACGATATTCTAGATTCAACTCTTTCGCTACAGCATGAAATAGCGGATATGCTTTGGCTGAAAGCATTGAAAAATATTCCGTAGAAACTTGTTTTACATAACCACAAGCGTGCATACACTCTGCACAAAATTCTAGTTTTTTAGAAACTTTCGGTAAAACCTTTTTTGTATGTACCCCAGCATCTTTCGAATGAATTATTTGCTCATAAAGTCTGTCAACGGTTAATAATTCACCCACGAAGTTCAAGACTTCAATCCACTCATATTTTTCTGCATGTTCCTCAAGCTTCTTTAATAGTGTTTTATTTTTCTTAACTTCTTTAAGGGTTTTGTTTCCGATTAACTTTTTAAGTTTCAAAACTTCTTGTTGTTGGATTGTCAGTGGCGAAATAACCTGAGGTATTAAATCAGGTACAAGATCGGCTGGAAACTTTTCTTTGACGACTATATCCGCTAAAACTTCTTCAGATGCTTCAACAAGAAAAGTCGCACCCAGAAGCCATATAAAATTTAGCTTTCTAATTTCACCGAAAAGTTCCAATATATTATTAAAGGAGGCACTCTTATCTTTTAGTGTACCCGCATATTCTATCGCACCTTTGCATACTGAATCGCAAACTTTTTTTGCATTATCAAAAAAAACTTTATCCCCATTAATAATTTTATTTTTAATCTGACCTTGTACAAATGTGGCTAAAGATTTTTTAACAATAAAATTACCCCCCGCAAGCGAGCTCGTCCCTGTTTCCGGTATATTTAGCCCTAGTCTATCTGCTATCTCTTTATTATAACAATCTTCCCAAAAACAAGATGATAAAATATCATTTTTCCATAGACCATAAAATTTCTGATCATCTACATTAAAACTAGCTAATTCAGGAGAGTTTAGTTTTTTTTTACTTCTTCAGCTTTTGCCTCTGCTCTTATTGAATCTTTATTTGTCAGCGTAGTGATGGGCCTGCTTTGTACTATATAAAATTTTCCTTTTTCAAAAGCCCATTCTATATCGCAAGGGAAACCATAATGATTCTCGATTTTCATTATTAAATCTGCGAATTCAAAGATTTGTTTTTCAGTGAGTACTTGAGATGATGCTTTTGGTTCAGAAATATCGATCCACTCATTGCCACCAGTTGAAACTCTATATAAACCTCTTGCTTGTGTTGAAATATTTGTATCGATAATTCTTCTCGGATCCTTCTCGACAACATATGAATCTGGTGTTATCTGTCCAGACACTATGGCTTCCCCAAGACCAAATCCAGCTTCTATAATCATCTGATTTCTGTCTTCGGTAACAGGATGTACAGAGAAAGCTATACCGGAAACTTCAGAATTTACCATTTTTTGTATGACGACAGCGACTGAAATCTTTGTCTCGTGTAAATCTTTTTCAAATCTATAAAAAATAGCTCTCGGAGTGAAAAGTGATGCCCAGCAATGCTGAACTTTTTCTAAAACATTTTTCTCTTTAGTATTTAAATATGAATCAAGTTGTCCTGCCCAAGCGTTTTCTGCGCCGTCTTCTGCGGTGGCGGACGAACGGACGGCTACGAATTCGGTATCTAACTTTTTAAACTGCGACATTATCTCTTTCGCAATATTTTCTGGCATATCGGCGTTTTTGATAAGACTTTGAATTTTCTCTGAAGCGACTTCAACACTATTTATATCTTTGTGATTTACTGTATGTAAAACAGTATCTATTTCTTCAGAAAGATTTGCACCTTTTACGAATTCATCGAAAGTAGTTGAGAGGACGACAAAACCCGGCGGCACTGGTATTCCTGCCTGTGTCATTTCTCCAAGTGAGGCGCCTTTTCCACCGGCAATATCGGCATTGCTTTTATTCAATTCTCTGAAATGCAACGTTAATTTCATACTGGAAACTATAACAAATTATATATCACTTGGGAAGCTTATTTTTAGTGATAAAAGTGAATAAAACATAGCTCAATTTTGCCTATTGACTTTTATATCTAAGTATGCTATCCTTTCAGGCAGGATACAGGATTGGTACCTGTATGTGTAGAAAACGAAAACAACAGAAGGAGGCGTCAAAATGACGCACAGCAAACGTAAACTGGTGGCGGTGTTTCAGAGACATGGTGCCACAAACAAAGCGCAAGCGGGTCAGCATGATCTTACCCGCACGCTAAGCGAGGAAGGACGGAAGCAGGCGGCGTTGATTGGGTCAAAGATCGGTTACAAAATTGACCTTATCATCTCGTCTGCTGCTGGGCGCGCGGTGGAAACAGCATGTATCACGGCACGGGCGGCGGGTCAGCTCCCGGATGGGGTTCAGCACTTCGCCGAAGATGTGCTTTATCCGCACGAGCATACCTATCCGATTTTGGACGCAGCGTTCAAGAAAATCGGGTATGCGCCGCTCGCGAGCTATCTCCTCGACCCAAATGTGGTAAAGGAGACCGCAGCTTACGCGATACGTGCAATGGGCAGGATATGGGAAATCATCAACGAGGCCGACTCCGGTCTCGAAGATGAAAAGCAGCCGTTTGTTGTGTTAATAACCTCACACGCCGTCTGCGCCAATATCCTGGCACGGAATATGCAACTCGGTACCGACGCGACGCTTGAGGACCTCGTCCTTGTCGGCAGTACGTCAATGGATGCCGGGTCAGCGATCGTGATTGAGCTCGAGGATGACAAGTCCTCGGCCAAATATATTACGCCGTGATCTGAATATACGGCAAAAAAGACCTCGTTTTGACGAGGCATGGCGGGGGGAACACAATGTTGTGAACCCCGCCTTTTTATTACCCAAATATTCATATTTATAGGCATATTCTTATATAATCTCTATTATGTGCTTGACAAGTACTATAAAAGGTGTATAATGGGATGGGTAGATGTTAATTTGAAATAAAACGGTAAAAACCGTGGAAAGAGGTGAAAAGTGAGTGCAAATACAAAGCGGATTCTATGTGTGTGCTACGGCAACAGCGACAGGAGTCCGGCGATGGCGGCGGTACTCAACATGTATCTCAAGAACGCCGGGTACAAGACTTATTGTGAAAGTGCCGGCGTCGGGGAAAATGCTGCGAAAGGCGGTTCGGCTGCAAAGTTTGCGATTGACGCCTGTAGTCAGATTGGTCTCAATATCTCGGGTCACGACAAGCGTCGGACGACGACGCTCGATCTTAACAGCTACGATCTTGTCGTCTGTGCAGACTGTTTGGTCGCCGAGATGCTCATCAAGCAAGGTTGCGACATCGGCAAGATATACAATGCCGAGATTCCCAATCCATGGCCGGTGAAGTTCAAAGCACAGTACACCGAGACATTCCAGCGAATCCTCGCCGCAATGTATCTCGTCGTGGACCGATACTTCGTCAACATGAATGAAGTGGACGGTCCGCAAGGTGGTTAAGCTAAAGAGCTGAAACCGCCGGAGCCCAACTGTAAAAAGTTGGGCTCTATTTTTTTTATATTATTCTTATAATTCCCTTTTCGGCGTCTAGCTCTACTTTGTCGCCATCTTTCAATACTTTAGTTGCTATTTTTGTACCGATAATGCAAGGAATATTTAATTCACGAGAGATTATAGCGGCATGGCAAGTGATTCCGCCTTCATCTGTGATTATTCCCCCAGCACGTTTAATAAGAGGTGCAAAATCAGGAGTCGTCATACCTGTGACAATAATATCTCCATTATCAAAATTATTCACATGAGAACTTTTTAGTACACGTACCTTCCCTACCACTTTTCCTTTATTCGCAACTTGTCCATGAATTTCCTTTATATCTTTATGATCGGTTTTCCACGGCACATTTAACTTTATTAGAAGTTTTCTAGCATTGGAACCTTCATGATATGTACTTCCTTTATCAGAATTTGTTTCTATCACAATATCCATTCTGTTTTTTATATTTATGCTTATATCCTTTCCAGATATTGCGAGCCTTGCCAGTCTCGGGTCAAGATACCTTGCTTCATCTAAAGTCAGATTTAATTTTGAAGCGGCCCATTTAAGGATTATATCATTGAAATAATAACAGATTTGGGCACTAAGCATCTTTCTGTCGTCCTGCATCAAAGACAGGTTTCTCATTATCTTGAATAAATAGTTTGTCTCTTCAGAGAATTTATATTTCTCCTGATACTCTTCTTGTAGCAAAACAATATCAATGTTTTGTGAAGTTTTATTATATTCTTTTGATACCAAAGTTTCTTCAACTCTTTTTGATACAGTTTCTTCTGTCCAGACTATAGGTCCCACATATTCATATGGAAACCAGAAGTATTTATCAGAGAATATCTTTATGGCTTCTTTAGTATTGATATTTTCTAATCCATTGGACTTGGCTATTTTTAGCAGATTTTTAAATTCCTCTTCTTCTATCTGGCTATATGATTTTTCTTGATGACTGACCATTATAGGTAATATTTTATGTGCCTCATCTATGCCGTATTCTTTAAGATGATTTAGTAATTGTCTTTCGGCCTCGGCTCCACCAAAAAGCCACAGAATCATATTTTTACGCATCAATTCTTGATAAGTGATTATGAATTTATCAAAGAAATCTGGGAAGCTTTCAATATCTCTGTTTACACAAGTATCGGCGAATTCTTTACATAAATCCACCGCTTTTTGCCCGGCTTCTATGCCCTCTTTTCTTATCTTCTCAAGATTATCTTTATTTTCCCAAAGTATTTTAAAAGCCCCTTCATTTCTGTCTTTTGAGAATTCTTTTTCAACTACTGCTGTGAAGTGACCGTTTTCCCATATCTCTAGAGATATCCCTCTTTTAATTTTTAAATATTCGCCAAGAGGCCAAGAAAAATATGCTGACAAAGGAAAAAGAGCTGGTATATACCTAGTACGCACCATTATCCAGTCTTCTGGTTTATATTTCTTTTCAGGCATATCTTTTGAGTCTCCTATCCTTGAGCTATTTGTTCCACAACAGAGAGATCAATTTCTTCATCAATACTAAAATCATTTAGAGGTGTATCGCTCTTTTTGCTATATTTCAAGTGTAATGTAGGTTTTTCTGATCCAGCTTTTGTAATAACATCCAATTCAAATCCTTCCGTTACATCAAAACCGGTATTTTTTAATGCTTTTATAAGTTTATTTCTCTCCTCGATGCCTTTTGTCATTTCTACAACTTTCATCAAGAAACTTTCTGCAATACCTTGATGGGTAGCAAAGAATCTTTTCATTTCTGGTTCATATTTATCACTTTTTTCTTCGACGAGCTTATTCCATCTTGGAGCAATATTAAAATATTTTAAGACAATTTCCGCTACGCCTTTTGCTTGACGAGAATATGTTAGCTGTCCTTCAAAACCTTGTTCTTTTGCCAGTGTGTCGCTTTGATCTGCCAAAAATTCCATGAATTTTCCTTTAGTGAAAGCGTCTATCGCTTGTTTTTCATACTCTGTCTTTCCAATAGAAAAGTCGAGACGTGAATCTACATTGAATTTTGAGCCGTAAGCCAAATCTTTATCAATCTTAGTTTTTAGTTCTTCCAATGTCTCGTTACCGGTTATTTCGTCTTCTCCTCCAGCCATCACAAAACCTGCTGTTTCCCAGGTGCGTTCTTTTGTAGAGACGAAAGCCACAGATTGATCTATATCACTTCCCTTTTCAGCCTTGTTTTTAGCTTGCATACGGCCTCCTGGAGTAAGTCGGATTTGTTCATCTGTCTTTGTTTTATCTTTCTCTTTTTCGCCATGGCGGAAGAAGTTTAGAATTATTTCTGATTGATATTCTCTTATTGCCTCCGGACTTTTGATTTGTGATTCCATATTTTATTTATTATTTAATTTTTTACTATTAATCCAAGCTGCTAACCACTTAACATGAAAAGAAAAATCTTTTTCATTTCTACTATTGTCTTCGTATGGCCTTTTGCACACCACTCTCGGCGCTGCCATTATCCTTCCTCCAGAGAGCAGGATCGCTCTAAAGAGTTGATTTCCTACCATACCATTTACTGGAACAATGACATTTGCACCGTCTTCTACGGCTAAGTCCAAATCAATAGACCAATTCTTTGCATCGTAACCGAGTTTCTTGAGTTCGGAGACAATCCACTCAGTATCTTCATATGTTTTATTTAAAATTCCTACAACACCATCTTTAATGTCTTTTTTCCTTTTATATGTCTCATGGCGTACGCCGGTGAAGACAGCTATTTTCGGTTCAACTCCCCACTTCTTTGTAAATTCTGCTATACCTTTTGCTATTTCAAATCTCTCTTCTTTATTCCAACCCTCTGGATTACTACAAAGGCCACAAAAGAGTTGATCTCCTTTTGGTGTTTCCATTAGGCCAGGATTAAGATCGAAGTGCTCACCCGTTATCTTTTTATAAGCATCGGCTGTTTTAAAATCATCAATTGTTCCTCTGATTATTCCCTCAACTTCATCGCTAGCCAGCATAGAGGCGATTTTTTGTTCAGGATTTTCATCAATAACTAATTTAAAGCCCTTTACGTCTTTTATTGCGCCTGGGCCTACCAAAGTAATGTCTGCATACTCACTCATCTTGCTTAGGCAATCCAATATCTCTTTATCTGGAGTTGCCAAGCCAAAAGCAATATTTACCCTGCCCTTCGCTGCAAGTTCTTCTACTTTTTTTGTGAAAGCCCCAAGTTTCTTCGTCGTCATATTATTGCTTTGTTTGTCCTTTTAATAATTGGTCAATATCAAGACAGGTTTTTTCTATGAGAGAATGCATAATAGCCATCTTTTGTTCATTATAAGAAAAATCTTTCCAATCACCGCTTTTTGGTCTATCCATATAAGCCCTTTCATTGCATTCAATCTGAAGCGCATTTACGCCCATATTTCTACCTGCTCCACCCCAGAATTTGACATTGTGAACACCTTTCATATAATAATTTCTGATAAATAATTCACCCTTAATATCCTCTGAAATTAATTTCTTTTCATCTTCCGGTAAAGATTCATAGTTTGTTTTCAGGGCTTTTTCAAACGCTTCTATAATATCGTCATCGCAACCTTCTCCATCTCTCGTGCCCAAAATAAACATTGGCATCATCTCTGGATCAGGAATACCATAGTGATCATACCAAGTCTTTGTATCAGCTGTAACAGGAAAAGAATGTCCATCTACAAGAAGAATCCTCTCCTCTTTTCTATTCTGCCTTTTATCTGCCATAGCTCCGACAGCACCCATAACAGTATTGTAATAAGGCAGATAATATCTCTCCGCCCAATTCTCTGCTTCTTCTGCGGTCGGTTGCATATCTTCTTTGTACATAGGGCCGAATTTTGCACCCTTTGTCCAAAGTATTGTGCCCGGAGCTTTCCCCTTCTCATACTTTTTATCCAAATCAAATTCTGGTGCTCTGTTTGGGTCGACGACAAACCTAGATATACCAAACTTTACCCAAGGTATTGTCTTGCTTTTAAATATTTCGGGTGTTCCAAGATCTGTAAGCGCAAGAGTTTCTGTGCCTTCTTCTGTCAGCCTATCTTTTAAGCTTTCTGGAGCATACTCTCCGGCGTGTGGTAATCCAATAATAACATTTGGACAGCCGTCTCTTGCTATCGGGCTAGTATCACTTTCTACCGCTTCATTACCAGTTATCTCTTCTTGCCTCATTTCTGGACGAGACGGTAAACCCAAAGCTTCAAGTGTATTGTAAACTTTTTCGAGTTTTTCTCTTCTTTCTGTTCGAGAGTCCGTATCTGCGAAAGGAAATTTTGGAGGATGTTCGGTCATATTTTTAAATTATTTAATAATGTCAATTATATCACTATTTTTATCCATCTCAATAGACACTAGCTCAGAATTCTCACCGTCCCGTGATTTGCTCTTACTTCTATGAGATCTCCATCTTTGATCATTTGTGTAGCTCTTTGTGTACCGATAATGCAAGGTTTACCAAGTTCTCGTGAGACAATCGCCGCGTGACAGGTGATACCACCTTCATTTGTGACAATTGCGGAAGCTTTTTTCATAAGCTGGATAAATTCTGGACGAGTCATACCCGTGACCAATATTTCTCCCTCATTAAATTTGTGAAAGTCTTCTTGACCAAGAATGATACGGGCGATACCTTTTACATAACCCTGACAAGCCACTTGTCCAGACAAAATCTTTTCCGGTGCTTGCCCGAGTATTCTCTTTTCCATTTCATCGGATATTGATTGAGCCTCGGCTCCCTCTATTATCTTATAACCGCCACCGACTGTGGAGATCATCATTCCGTGCTCGTATCTTTTCTTTAATTGATTTAAAGATATAAGTCCTTTGAGTACATTTGGCACTTCATCAAATACTATATGTTTAAGATATTCATAAGGAATACTGGCTTTTATCTCAATTGCTTTCAAGACATAGTGCATTGAGTGAA
The genomic region above belongs to Candidatus Paceibacterota bacterium and contains:
- a CDS encoding PEP-utilizing enzyme; translation: MKNTRKIKISEGDYKTLTNTISGQEIGTLASEKWFKVLKRLNSPLFDSLIRVGCVSDREDFGLKNKMDKIMTLNYDVYSQEENADKIKVLFEKKCREDYRYLDKLFSGLYKECKLFDTWADKTSKIDFSVMCDKKLLKYYEKYLNFSFNVLVYLWPPLLAEDGLIRIITEELSKVYNPINNYEELQESLRLLTSSETISTIQEKEESLIKLAIKISTFVDVQSLNENLSGVKDNQIKIIKNVYEKYAWIPDAELRFNYESFADFINNLKKVLGENPQKKLNEIEEAKKRLIKAKKQIIKEAGLNKVVITYAHQASDLAHIRLLRVEKLEEVCYKVQNLFYEIGKRAGLDNHKKICLFNFWEITDFLLGEKINLNKILERSGGYAVIYTKDTIYELDIAIGEKIKEIIEKKTERVDTFKGNIACKGLVKGIVKVLHSANEIGKLEAGEILVTSMTMPNYVPAMKIAGAIITDEGGISCHAAIVSRELGIPCIIGTKIATKVLKDGDLVEVDADKGIVRIIKD
- a CDS encoding PEP-utilizing enzyme; the protein is MWSTTPIMPASWTTSEALITHGDIYGEGEIFCYFDGSVITTYMPKKQLDKFKEIGEKYLDEKYFNKYKSKYRVAAKKWWNWVRKIESVDFSRYTNGQIIKDYNSFIDHAKDSIAYFGSTRTEFTYKAEQRLEEIIRKYFNNDWPRVFGILSTPLSLDDIQREYLDWLSILSKKHDDSILLKHLSKYPWLVFGQYDDKRTLKFLENRKKSEKNTYRLEYSKLKEDKEKLRRGQENIYRKIGSESDEVKYLSDFLQYQSIERMNIKSYWAGSYYLSRHLLNEVSKRINISLSDMLDFVTPPETIELLNGTHRGNIKSIIVDRKESYAIIISDNKLRVVGADEANNLFKEKIKKIINIDNTIKGQIAMLGKATGKVRKVIAGDLDMLQKSIKDFKEGEILVTSMTQPNMMAIARKAAAIIADEGGITSHAAIISRELKIPCIVGCLHSMQVLKDGDLVEVDADKGVVRLLNKKK
- a CDS encoding PEP/pyruvate-binding domain-containing protein, producing the protein MKLTLHFRELNKSNADIAGGKGASLGEMTQAGIPVPPGFVVLSTTFDEFVKGANLSEEIDTVLHTVNHKDINSVEVASEKIQSLIKNADMPENIAKEIMSQFKKLDTEFVAVRSSATAEDGAENAWAGQLDSYLNTKEKNVLEKVQHCWASLFTPRAIFYRFEKDLHETKISVAVVIQKMVNSEVSGIAFSVHPVTEDRNQMIIEAGFGLGEAIVSGQITPDSYVVEKDPRRIIDTNISTQARGLYRVSTGGNEWIDISEPKASSQVLTEKQIFEFADLIMKIENHYGFPCDIEWAFEKGKFYIVQSRPITTLTNKDSIRAEAKAEEVKKN
- a CDS encoding histidine phosphatase family protein produces the protein MTHSKRKLVAVFQRHGATNKAQAGQHDLTRTLSEEGRKQAALIGSKIGYKIDLIISSAAGRAVETACITARAAGQLPDGVQHFAEDVLYPHEHTYPILDAAFKKIGYAPLASYLLDPNVVKETAAYAIRAMGRIWEIINEADSGLEDEKQPFVVLITSHAVCANILARNMQLGTDATLEDLVLVGSTSMDAGSAIVIELEDDKSSAKYITP
- a CDS encoding PEP-utilizing enzyme, which encodes MPEKKYKPEDWIMVRTRYIPALFPLSAYFSWPLGEYLKIKRGISLEIWENGHFTAVVEKEFSKDRNEGAFKILWENKDNLEKIRKEGIEAGQKAVDLCKEFADTCVNRDIESFPDFFDKFIITYQELMRKNMILWLFGGAEAERQLLNHLKEYGIDEAHKILPIMVSHQEKSYSQIEEEEFKNLLKIAKSNGLENINTKEAIKIFSDKYFWFPYEYVGPIVWTEETVSKRVEETLVSKEYNKTSQNIDIVLLQEEYQEKYKFSEETNYLFKIMRNLSLMQDDRKMLSAQICYYFNDIILKWAASKLNLTLDEARYLDPRLARLAISGKDISINIKNRMDIVIETNSDKGSTYHEGSNARKLLIKLNVPWKTDHKDIKEIHGQVANKGKVVGKVRVLKSSHVNNFDNGDIIVTGMTTPDFAPLIKRAGGIITDEGGITCHAAIISRELNIPCIIGTKIATKVLKDGDKVELDAEKGIIRII